The DNA segment TTGTAATGCCTTTTTTGATATATAAGCTGGGAAGATTCCTTTGGTGGCTGGTAACAGTTGGGAAAGCgagcctctgctgggctggagagAGCAAGCAGTGGAGGATGCTGCAGTGGTGATTCCTGCCCTGAATGCTGCAGGTCTCAGCAGGCTCCAGACCAAAGCTGTCCAAGGTTCCAGCCTCCCCTGCTGCCAGTGCTTCTCTTAGTATGCTAAAGAAAGCTTGCATCCATTCAGATCACAGGTAGATCAAGTTCCTGTCTACCCACAAAATACGGGTGCCCCAGAGCCTTGGTGGACTAAATGTaggggcatttttttttcaaaagcaagaaatgcCACCTCCCTGAGAACAGCAGTAGGTTTGTACTTTGGATTCTAATCTACAGAGGAAATCTTTAGCATACTCTTCAGCACAATTCACCGCTGATAGTCAAGGCACTGTGAACTGGCAACGTGTCACAGGGAAGATTCATGAGCACATACTATTTCTTACCCCGGTTTTCTGAGCACCTGTTACGGCCACTGCTGAAGACAGCATCTTTTCATGGGCTGGCTCCTCCACTGCTTGGCAGATGTGTGGGCAGGCGCTGAGTGGGCCAGCTCTGCATGCCAAAGTTGGAGGAAGGCAGATGCAGAAAATCTATCACAAACCCTGCCAGGCTGGTGCCTGGGGATTGGAGCTCAGAGTATGGTGCCTCTCCCAGGTGGGTCCTGGGTGCcagttattttttccaaattaggAATGGCATCACCACTTTGCAAGGAAGATAAGGACTAAAAAATCCAGAGGAAACCTGGTCTCCATTTGTAAGCAAGGCTGCTTTTGTTCAGGCTCAGGGTGACAAGAGAGTGGGCAGCTCTCTTGCCTTCCCAGGAATGGTGGAATTTGGCTGCAGTGCCATCAGCCCACTCCAGCCCCATATGACCAAGCTGCAGACCTCACTCCCAGGTGCAGTAAAACACTCAGTGGATGAGCCCAGCTTGTCAAGCATCTACAcctgcctgggggctgctcaGCTCCCATGCCACCTTCATTGGAACATCCACTTGGCTGTAATCACACTACTGAAGAGGGTGAGCTGTGCTAAGTCTCCTGCTTGGGGTCTGTCTGTTGGCATCTGGCAGTAGTATTTAATGAGACTGCTGCAGAGGATGAAAGTGGTGATCTCAAAGCCCTGCCTGGGTtacagctgcacagctgcctgTAGCACTGGTGCTGCCGCTCAGGGAGTGGTCAGTTTGGGTCTGTTTCATGAGttgttttccataaaaatcCCACTGGCTGCCTTGAATCATGCTCCCACTTCCAGCGTCCAAGTTCCCGAGCAGCTATTCCGTTACTCTTCCCAGGCTTGCAGTCTGGGTTATGGGCTCAGCTCTCCCACATGTGCCCCATCTGGTCGAGCCTCAGTACTCAGCAATTAATCTGGTGTCCCCTCAGTTTCTAAGCATTTATAATGACACTGCAACAGGGCATGAACTCCCTGATCTCCTGGCtagccccagcacagccctgctcagcaatatTCCCGCTGAACACAACCAGGAAAGGAGCATGGTGGGAAAGGGGAGCGAGATTTCCCATTGCGGCTCAGGACCTCCAGCACAGGTAGGCACAAGGCTAGTGGGGGCAGCCACATCCCTGCTGGGTGGAGGACCAACTAGAAGGCAATATCTCCCAGCTGGCCATGCCCATCACCTGGACAGTAAGGGCACACATGCTGACCAGCCAGCTGCCCACCCAGGGGGACACATAGGCAGTTCGGAAGGATGCATGTCTAACAcaggagtattttttttattttttttcctccttgtaaTGTTAGAGCTGCGCTTGCAGTTTGGACTCTAACCCCCTGCTGCTGAAGAGGAACAAGCCACCTCTAGCCCTTTTCTCTTGAACAGCAGTAAATGCTGAGAAGGTCATTGCTAATAAATCTTCCCTGTGCTAGTTCCCAGAGGAACTGGGTCATCTCAGGCACTTCCTCTCCCACAGCCTGCACCTCCTTGCAAAGTTATGGAGCTGTAAATTTGGCAGAATTTGTCAGGACACTAACAGATCTTAATGGGTCTCACCTGGGCCTCCACCCCCATGGGCCCAGGAACCCATTTAAACTCAGCCCTGGGCCATTAGTCTCTCATTGATGCGTATCCTAGGAGCGTTAGTCTTGAGCTGAGCAGTGCCTGGCTATGGACTGACTTGACCTGATCTCAGCTCTGACTCATGCCTATGGACTCTGTCTGACCCTGGTTACTCCCACCAGACCTCATCCTGACCTTCACCTTGCCCTGAGACCTGCCTCATCACCATGAACATGCTTGATGATCTGGACTCTCTCTCTGAACATGATGACCATCTGTGAGTCTGCTCTGCTTGCCCCTTGGGTAACTGGCTGTTGGGAGAGCTGCATTACCAGCTACCTGATCCTGGCTGGTGCTCAACCCTTCAGACCCTTTGCTTCCTGATTGTGGTCTGTGCATACAACACAAAAGGGAGATAATTCAAAGCCCAGCGTGCTGGGTGAGATTGCTGGGCACTCTTATTTGTCTCTTCTTTATGCACATAGGTttgtcctgcagcagcccagcccctgaAAGCACCCCTGTTGTATAATCGTGAATCTGGAGGAGCCCAAAAGTCCCTGCAGGCAgatgacaagaagaaatggaacaCAACCCGTGTCTCAGGACCCTCTGCTCCGACGCTTCCAGTTGTACATGGACTTCACTTTGTGTGAACCCTGGGCAGAAACATGTCCATGTCCCGCCCCCCCGCTATCTCCCTCCCTGACATGGCTGGGCACAGCTCCatccatgctgctgctgggcatgcCCAGCTCTGGCCCATTGATGGGAAAGGAGGAACTGATTTGGAACGTGACAACCAGCAGCAGGTTTGGGTGCAGTGATCAGGGAACAGCAGCCTGCAAGATCCTGAAGGGAGTGGAAAAGGTAAGCGGTGAAACAGACTCTGGTCTTCAGTTTCTGCAGGGCTCTGATAAGTGGGATCCTGTGGGAGGCTGCTCTGAAGAGGAGAGGAAGCTCAGCAGAGCCGGCAGGCCTTTAAGGACAGGATCTGCCATGTCCATCCCAATGAGCAGGTACATAAGTAGGTGTACTGGGAAATGGGTTTGGCTAAACTGGGGATGAAACTCATGACTGAGCTCCAGTGCAAAAAGGCAGTACGAAGGGTATGGGAGCATGGGCAGGCCATGAAGGAGATATTTGGAAATGTTACCTGTGCTTGTAGGAACAACTTTAGGAAAGGCAAAGCTCAGATGGTTGAGACGTGCAGGGCACATCGGATCTCCTGCCACTACAGCTGCTTTAGTCACAGGAGATCTGATGCTCCTTGTGCATCCCAACAAGCCCCTTTAGCTGCTGGAGGATGAAGGAACCTGTTCACGACGGCACCACCGCGGCTGGCAGCGGGCTCAGGCAAGGCCGGGCTGCTCCGAGCTGCTTTTGCCTCGGCGCTCGCAAGCGGGGGCAGGGCCAAGGGGGACCGGCAGCGGGTGGGGGCGGGGGTGCCGCGGCAACCCCACTGAGCGCGtcccgggcgggcgggggcaaGCGGCGACCGGGCGGCGCGGAccgggcagccccgcgggcACCTCGGTGGCCTGGTGGGCGCCCTGTCCCAGCGCGTCCAGGCGGGGGTGGCattgctggggtggggggcacaaGCAGAGGGCCAAGGCGCCGCGGGGCCTGCGCCCCCCCAGGCTGCGGGGCAGCGAGCGGgtgcgctggggctgggggcgggcgCGAAGCCCGGGCAGCGAGCGGGGGGTGcgcgccgcggccccgcccctcggccccgctccgccccgcggTCTATAAGAGCGGCGGGCGTGGCGGGTGTGCGTGTTCGGGTCCCGGTCCCGACGGGGCGGCCATGGCGGCGCGGCGCTGCCTCCTACTGCTGCTGTGCGGCGCCGCGCTGGGCCCCGCCGTCCGCCTCGACCTGGCCGAGCACCGCAACCAGGTGGCCAAGATCAAGGTCAACCCCCGCGGCAGCCTCTGGGCCACAGGTAGCGGTGGGCGGCGGGGACGCaggcggcgggccgggcggggcaCGGGGGACCCAGGGCAACCCGCGGGGCGCCCCCTGCGCCTCCGCAGCCCTGTgggggccgggcgcggcgggaCCCCGGGGCAGGGGCGAGACACCCTCCTCCAGCGTCTGCTGGTGGAGCGCCGGTGGCGCTCCGACCTCGGCGGTCCTGTCGGCAGGAGGGGGAAGTTTCCCCGAAGTCCCGCGGAGCCAGGACCCCGGGGCTTTGCGTTTCTCCTCGCTCCGTCCTGCTCGGCTTATCCAGGCGTCCGTTGGGTTTGCTCGGTGCTTCCCGCCGACTGGCGCTGGCGTGAGGCAGCGGGTAGCATCGAGCCCTAGCGCCGCCCCGGTCCCGCCGGTGCGCGGTGTTGGGACACGCCGGTTGTGTTGCAGGTCACTTCATGGGGAAGAAGAGCGTCACGGGCTCCCCGCACCTGGAGTCGCCGGTGGAGCCTGCAGTGCCATTGGCCTTCGGTCCTTCTCTCAGAGCTTTGCTGGAGGACGTGATGGAACTGCTTACCCGTGAGCTCCTGAAAATCCTCCTGCAGGAGAGACTTTTGGATGAGAACCAAGGAAAATATGACCTCACTGAACAGGTGAATATTGACTAAGATGGAGGGAGATGCTCAGAGCAGGGAGGTGGCGGAGATGTTAATCTGCAACAGCCAGCTTTACTGGAGATGGGAGCACCAACACAGCTGCTAGCAGAGTTTTCCCCCCTTTTGTGTTCCTGTTAACCCCCCCTTAAACCACTTCCTAACACCAGCCATAAAGGGGCAGAGAAATCTCCTTAGGCTTGTGTCTAGCTGGGCAGTGGCTAATAGTCCCAAGTGCTTGGGAAGGATGTAGGGGCAGTCAAGGGATGCTGCGATGGAGCTGTGGCAGTGGTGATctccagcccaggcaggggctgttAATAAGCATCTGGGTCTTCCTTGGCCAGATGTAGAAGTGGATGGCTGACCGCTGTGGTGGCCGTGAAGAAATGTCTCCTTTTCCAGTCactgcagggagaaggaaacCCTTTCTCCCCGCTATTTGTGTAGAGGGAGGCCAAGAGGGGCGCACAGCTCTGTATGTGAGGGGAGTGTGTCCTGCAAAGATCTTGGGCTTCTGATGTGCCCCTCTTGGGTCTGTGTCGCTGTGGTCGGGATCCCTTGTTACTGAGGAGCATGTAGCTTTGTTAGCTTGCCTTGCAGAGGGGAGGCGTGCCTCAGTTGTACCTCTGCAGAGTGGGTcttggggagcaggcaggagctctgGTAGTCCTGCTGTGCGTCAGCAGGTCCTCAGCCTCCTCCGTGTGGCTTCTGCCTCAGAGCTCACCTAACTGAGTGGAAAAACCTGCCTCTGGGAGCAAGGCACACACACAGATCCTCATGCAGGACACGGAGATGAAATTGCTCAGTTTATGGGGCTCTGCTTGTCTGTTGCCTCATGTGCACTTCCCTGGCGTCTCCCCCTTTCTAGTCACTGCAGAAGATAACTGAGAGCCTAAAAGGGATGAAATCCTCCTAGGTGGGTCCTGCATGTGCTGTCCCACCAAGCTGCTGTACTTGAGGAGATATCCAGTAACACTGCTGTGCAGGTAAAGCTACTTCTGTTATCTAGGTTTGGGCAGTGCTTGCTCCTCCTCTTtgccttttatatttttgttttgttttgtttttttgaggaAGGCACAGGTGGAGCCGAGTTGCAGCGATATGAGCCTGACTGGCATTAATTGCTCAAGTGCCCTTCTTGACTCGGTTTCAGCAGACTAAGGTAAACCGAGGCTTTCCTAGAGAGCTGGTCCAGTCAGGATAGAGGGCTTTCCACTGTGAAGGTAACAGCTGGGCATGACTGAAGAcaccagcccaccctgctcccctTAAGATGCTTTGACTGCTgcgctgctgcagctttttctgcttgtaTGCAGTTGAAAGGGAGGAGAGGGCTTTGAAGGCCCTAGATCCTTCTCCATCCCCACTAGGGAGCCTTTGAGGTGGAGAGCATTTGCTTCATTAACTGCCTAAGATGATGGTGCTGCCCTAATGATTTGTGAGCATGTGGTGTGAGTTTGATAAGAGTGATCCTTGTGGCTCCCTTCTGTGCAGGTGAGCCACATAGTCACAGCTCATGTTGCAGATGGGCTTGGGCAGAGGTTGCCCTGAGCACTGGTGCTGTGTCTTAGGctggcagctgggtgctggtgccctgccagccctgtcaGCGCTCATTGCCCGTGCCTGAAGGCAGGTCCTGGCTAGGGATAGCACCCAGCACTGGACATTGGTGTTTGGTGCGTGTGTGCTGGGTGTCAAAGTTTTGCTGGTGGAGGGCAATTTGGCTTATGGTCAAGCAGGTGCTAGCCAGCTGCCTGCCTCACTGCCCCGATGCCTTGCCGCGGGATGCCCTGCACACATGTGGCATCGCAGCTTAGGTGCCTCATGTGCAGCTGGCTCCTACCCCTCACCTTCTCCCAAagcttctctcctctccttggCCAGTGCCCTGGTGTGCCAGCTGTCCTCTTGGTGGCAGTGGAGACCTTGCTGGGTGGTAGGCCTGGTTCTGCCCTTCAGGTACCGCTGAGCACCTCACCAGACTCAACTCCTGCCTTCCTGCTCCTTTCTTTGCCACCTGTCCCCCCAGGGCATCCTCCCCCCTGAGCTGCTGGTTGATATTACAGGACTGCTGCTCCCTGTTGCCTTTGAGTGCTCTCTGTGTTACGCTTTTCTGTCAGaccttattttttcttgctcttgtgGGTGACAGCGGTGCCAATGCAAATTCCTGCCACCCTGACAGCTTTATCCCTCAGTGTGACTGTTGTTGGACATGTAGGGTCAGCATCCAGCCTGTGCTTGAACTGGCCTGTGTGCTGTTTCGCCACCTGTCTAACAAGCTGTTTGATAGCTCTGCTCTATGAAATGCTGTCTACTCCCTGCTCAGGATCAGTCACTCTCATCTCAACTCTGTTTAGAAAAAGAgattcttctcctttccttaggACCCCCTGGTCAGCAAGGCAGGAGTTAACATGCTCTCTAAGTGTTGCTCTGTTGCTCCAGCACACATGCTCTGCTTTGTGGCTCAATAAGTGTAGAGGGAACTTGACTTTTATTGAAAAATCTAatgagcttttccttttctgagggTGTTACTGATCATTCACAAATGggttctttctttctgtggggCCCCTCCAAGCATGAATAAATTACAGGGCTTAGTCTTTTTACTTGCTCTCCCTTCACATGGGTTGGTCCTGTCTGCTGCTGTTGAGTTTTCTCTCGGGATGTTTCCCATCCCTTTGCAAAGTGGGAGCCCACaatgctgctctgtgcttgcaGTGGCAGAGGTTGTGCAGAGCAGAAGGGGGTTGCAAACGGGGATTTCTGGTTTGTCTTTCTAGCCACATGTGGCAGGTAGGGCTTAGCCTTCAGCATGCTGGGGCTTCACGGTGCTGCTCTGTTGCTGTGTGTGACAAGGATTCAGCTGGCTGAGGAGGATTGATCCCATCCATTGTCATCTTCTTGGGGATGTGGCAGTATTTCTCCTGGAGACAAGACCGTGTGCATGGGGAGTGGAATGGCTGCAGGGGTTTGGGGAGAGGCCTCCTTCATGAAGGCAGATGCTGCCCTTCGTAGCTCTGGGACCTCTGGGCAGTATGCAATCCCACAAAATCTATTTGTAACTCttccctgctgtgttttgtctgtTTGCCCAATCATATCTCTCTGCTGAATCAGGCCCCAGGCTGCTCTTGTTCCTGAAGCCCAGCCCAGTGGCTGCTGTCTCAGCAGCTGGTGAAGTTTGCTTCTGATGTCTGTCAGCTGTGGTCCAGCTGCCGTAGCACAGGGTGGGAGCCAGGCTTTCATGTGCTGTTCCAAGCCACCCATGAAAGTGCTGTCATGGCCCAGCATGGGACTATGTCTGATCATCTGCCCTGTGGTACCCAGCAGGTGACGTTTGTGGAGGCTGTGTATGGGACCCAGTGTCTCACCATTGTGCCTTTTCTTGTAGGAGACGGGGCTTTTAACAAAGGTGCTggagaagtatttttcaaactgaagcagcacagccatGGAGGATGAGGTCTGCCGGCTCAGCCATGCACAGTGAACGGAGGAGAGCATAGTCTTTGTGGGTTACTGTAGTGACAtcacttttatttattctttctgtaataTTGTTAATAGTAATTGCTTGTATGAAAACCAGAGCCTCCTTATATATTTCCtgtatgttttctgctttcttgatGTCTGATGTGCCCCTGTGAGTAAAACTGGCTCTTTGCACAGACTagctcagactttttttttggggggggggaaggcagacCCTCAGGGCTTGTGCAGGAAAAATGGGAAGTGGGAGCAGCTTAGTGGGGGATGGAGAGAAGCTCCTGGCTCTCAGCAGCCAGGAGGGGGTTGGATTCAGTCCCTGCGGCCTCTGCTTACTGAAGGAGATGCTAACTGCTGCATGATGAAATTACAAGTTTGGATGAGCTGATTGCACCAGTCACTATCAGAGCATCTTTATAACCCTCTTTGCTGGAGAGATTACCAGCAAACcctcctgaaaacaaaaagcatcttGCTTGTGGTGTTGCTGGATTTCTGGTTCAGGCAGGGTCCCTGCCTCATCGGACTGCAGGGTTTACTACAGGCTCATTGTCCTTGACTGCAGCTTCTGCTCTCCCTCATGTGCAGGTGCTGACCATTAAACATGGCTTTATGTGCCTGTTCTGGGGTGATGGCTTGGTGTGTCTTCACGTGGGCAGAGACACAGCCCTGTGTCCCTCTGTTGTGCAGGACAGCTGAAGAGGGCACAAACAGGGGCTGCCCAAAATGGGTGATGGAGCATGGTCCTgtgagctctggttctgcatCTTCTGAAAGTGCTGTGTATAGATAAGCCTTATGTCCCCCAGCTGCCATGGGCGTGTGCCTAGGCAGAGCCAAACCTGGCAGCAGATCCCAGAGTGATGCCATGAATGAAACCATAAGCTTACACACACTTTCAATACTAAATTCAACCTGAACCTTTGACCTCCTGCAAGGAGGAGAACCCTTCTCCCAAGAGCAACAAGGAGCCCAGAGCCACATCATGCCTACTCAAGGGACAGTCCAGCATCTGAACATGCTGATGACCAGAAGGGAGAAAGCCATGGTAGGAGACCTTCCCACCTTGCTCCCTATCACTTCAAGGATGGCTTGAAACCTGGATGTTGTTTATGAATGTATTGGTCCTGCAGGAACTTATGAGTGAAGGAATGGCAGTGGCAGCCCTAAACCCTTTtctggggagctgcaggagatAATGGCTGGTCTCCATCCCAGGCAGATGTGGGGCATGCAGGCACAGATGCCCTGACTCACTCGTATTATGGCACAGTGCTGCCTCCTGGCCAGCCCCAGGCCTGGAGATGCTTCTCAGGAGATGGTATGGTGCTGCAAACCCACTGCCAGTGTCACAGGATGTCCTAAGCCAGGTGAGAGCTGGAGCCACCAGTGTGGGGGACAGCTGGGGACATCACAGGGTGCTTGGGGCAAGCTGGCAAGTCTGGGGGGTAAAGAAGAGGTAGGCACTGCAGAAATGTGTGATGGGGTCACCACTCCTTCTCTGAGCTTAACCTTGGGGTGCAAGCAGAGTCGACTGTCTGCCCAACTGCTCACCTGTCCCCCCTCTTGTCCCCTGTATGCCACTCCTGGCTTTGCTGGCAGCAATTGCCCAGGTGTTGCCAGCTGGGAATGATGTGCTTCAGCAACGGAGTGCCAGCAACCCCCATGCAGCAATCCGAAATCCCACGCCCTGGCCTCTGGAGTGTACAGGCCAATAGGTGAGCATTGGTTTTGCATGTACAGCCCGGCTTATGAGCCTTCAGAGTTGACGTTTTTCCAGCTGTTCGTAGACTGGTTTTGGTGGGTAAAAGCTAAATATCCTACAACTAGTTTGCCCCAAACATTGCCTTCAGAACCTGGTGCTCCCCATCAAATGCCCCAGTGCTAGGGTCCCTCATCCTTCAGGAGAGTCGGACGGAGCTAGGAGGGATTTTTCTCAGGAGGCGCATAATGATCGGTCAGATCACACCAAGCCTCCCCTGCCTCACTGCAGCAGTCGCATGGCTGCAGCCTTTGGGGAGAGCATAGCCCCAAGCAGTAGCATGACGGTCGCAGCTTCTCCAGCCTGCTCATGAACAACCCACCTTTAGCACCACAGCAGCCTCTATCCCCTTCTTGTGTCCTCTGTGGTCTCCTATCCACCAGCTCTGCTCAAGGGTTGTCCCACTGTCCTTCTGTGGTCACTCATGCCCAGGACTACAGGAAGCCTCCCCCAACCTGGGTGTTCTTTTGCCCAGGCTCGCTGCTGTGCACTGGGACATTGGTGACCCCTAGCTCACTTTTCATTAGCTGTAGCAAAGCCTTGGCTTAAAACTAATTATAAACAAGAAAAGTAATGATATAGCATATCGTGTTTGACACTGGAGCAGACCAGATGCCTCTCAGCCGACAGTGTGGTGGACTGACAGCCTAATGGGATTCCTGATCTGATGACATGTCATGGGACCACCAGCTCACATCCTGCCCAGGCAAGATCTGGGAGAGTGAGCAGGTTCCTGAATATCACAGCAGAAACCTGCCATGAGATACCTACATGAGATCCTCATTGTCCCACCCACCCCACAACAACCtgtccagctgcctgcctgtctgtCCCCCATCACCCCCTGTGTTTATCTTGCGGGTCGAGATAAAAATGGGGCAGTCACTTGATAATTACAGtaatgggcaaaacagactcgacttggggaatttaatttaatttattgtcaattaatgtaatataaatatttgtctACTGATTCAGgttttggaaacaaatgaaaCCCTCCAAGTATTTTCACACTTGGGGAAAGCACCTCTCCTACCCTTTGCCAGGCTCAGCACTGCTCCCAGCACCTCTTCTCCTCCTTATACTGCAAGTTAAGCTCAGACCCCTTGGTGAAGCCACAGGCAATGGCAGGGGATGCAGTTAGGTTGTAGCcgtctcctctctgctgctcctttctcctttgtctttttcctgtGCTCCACTGTGACTGCTCAACACTCACATCTTTCTTTGAGGGTGTACCTGTTCCGTCATGGGCTCATCCATTGGCTGCAGTCCCTTTGGGGATGTATATGCTCCAGCATGGATCCTCCATTTGCAGTGGTCCATTTGAGGCAtgcctgctccaccatggactTAGCgcttcatcctcctcctctgaaCTGCTATGTAGGCTGCTGAAACAATGTTGACCCCCCCGAGCCACATGTTGCTGAGAAGCAAGGTATCCAGCACCTGCCTTGGAcaccatagaatcacagaatggtttgggttggaagggaccttaaagattgTATAGTTGTccccccccctgccatgggcagggacaccttccaccagactaggctgctccaagccctgtccaacctggccttgaacacttccagggatggggcagccgcagcttctctgggcaaccagtGCCTCAatgccctcacagtaaagaatttcttcctaatatttaatctaaatctacccatcttttagtttaaaatcattatcccttgtcctatcgctacaggccctactaaaaagtctgtccccatctttcctataagcccccttt comes from the Falco cherrug isolate bFalChe1 chromosome 7, bFalChe1.pri, whole genome shotgun sequence genome and includes:
- the NMB gene encoding neuromedin-B; protein product: MAARRCLLLLLCGAALGPAVRLDLAEHRNQVAKIKVNPRGSLWATGHFMGKKSVTGSPHLESPVEPAVPLAFGPSLRALLEDVMELLTRELLKILLQERLLDENQGKYDLTEQETGLLTKVLEKYFSN